In Phacochoerus africanus isolate WHEZ1 chromosome 16, ROS_Pafr_v1, whole genome shotgun sequence, one genomic interval encodes:
- the PURB gene encoding transcriptional activator protein Pur-beta: MADGDSGSERGGGGGGGGPGGFQPASRGGGGEQETQELASKRLDIQNKRFYLDVKQNAKGRFLKIAEVGAGGSKSRLTLSMAVAAEFRDYLGDFIEHYAQLGPSSPEQVAAAAGAEEGGGPRRALKSEFLVRENRKYYLDLKENQRGRFLRIRQTVNRGGGGPGPGGLQSGQTIALPAQGLIEFRDALAKLIDDYGGEDDELAGGPGGGAGGPGGGLYGELPEGTSITVDSKRFFFDVGCNKYGVFLRVSEVKPSYRNAITVPFKAWGKFGGAFCRYADEMKEIQERQRDKLYERRGGDESEGEEVDED, translated from the coding sequence ATGGCGGACGGCGATAGTGGCAGcgagcgcggcggcggcggcggcggcggcgggcccgGCGGCTTCCAGCCCGCgtcccgcggcggcggcggcgagcaGGAGACGCAGGAGCTGGCCTCGAAGCGGCTGGACATCCAGAACAAACGCTTCTACCTGGACGTGAAGCAGAACGCCAAGGGTCGCTTCCTCAAGATCGCCGAGGTGGGCGCGGGCGGCTCCAAGAGCCGCCTCACCCTGTCCATGGCGGTGGCCGCCGAGTTCCGCGACTATCTGGGCGACTTCATCGAGCACTACGCGCAGCTGGGCCCCAGCAGCCCCGAGCAGGTGGCAGCGGCGGCGGGCGCCGAGGAGGGCGGTGGGCCGCGGCGCGCGCTCAAGAGCGAGTTCCTGGTGCGCGAGAACCGCAAGTACTACCTGGACCTCAAGGAGAACCAGCGTGGCCGCTTCCTGCGTATCCGCCAGACGGTCaaccgcggcggcggcggccccgggCCCGGCGGCCTGCAGAGCGGCCAGACCATTGCGCTGCCCGCGCAGGGCCTCATCGAGTTCCGCGACGCGCTGGCCAAGCTCATCGACGACTACGGCGGCGAGGACGACGAGCTGGCAGGGGGCCCGGGCGGCGGCGCCGGGGGCCCCGGGGGCGGCCTCTATGGAGAGCTTCCGGAAGGCACCTCCATCACGGTGGACTCCAAGCGTTTCTTCTTCGACGTGGGCTGCAACAAGTATGGAGTGTTCCTGCGCGTGAGCGAGGTAAAGCCTTCGTACCGCAACGCCATCACCGTTCCCTTCAAGGCGTGGGGCAAGTTCGGGGGCGCCTTTTGCCGGTATGCGGATGAGATGAAAGAGATCCAGGAGCGGCAGAGGGATAAGCTTTATGAGCGACGCGGCGGAGACGAGTCGGAGGGAGAGGAGGTGGATGAGGATTGA